The genomic region CCGCTGGCCGATGTATCGATCCGCGCCGCCGCGCCGCTCGGCGCCGTCTTCACCGCGCTTGCGCTTGCCACCGGCTCGCTCTGGGGCAAGCCGATGTGGGGCACATGGTGGGTGTGGGATGCGCGGCTGACTTCGGTCTTCGTGCTGTTCCTGATGTATCTTGGCATCATCGCGCTGTCGCGCGCCATGGACGATCCGGCGAAGAGCGCCAAGCCGGTGGCCGTGCTCACGCTGGTCGGCTTCATCAACATCCCGATCATCAAATTCTCGGTCGACTGGTGGAACACGCTGCACCAGCCAGCCTCGGTGTTCCGCATGGACGGCCCGACCATCGACGCATCCATGTTGCGCCCGCTTTTCGTGATGGCGATCGGCTTTTCGCTTCTGTTTTTCACGCTGCACATGATGGCCATGCGCAATGAAATCTGGCGCCGCCGTGTCGCGTCGATGAAGAAGCTTGCCGCACGCAATGCCGACCGAGGGGCCGACCGAGGGGCCAACCGGGGAACCGACCGCAACCGCAAGGCACAGGAGGACGCGGTATGAATCACCTCGGCTTTGTTCTCGCCTCATATGGCATCACGGTCGCGGCACTTGTCGTCACCATCGGCTGGATATTGATCGACCAGCGTATCCAGAAAAACGAGTTGAAGCGGCTGGAAGTGCAGGGCGTGCGCCGCCGTTCCGCGAAAGTCCCCGGTAAGGCACAATGACCGAAACGACCGAAAAGCCCGCCGCGCCGAAAAAGCGCTCCACCTGGGTTGCCCTGCTGCCGCTGGCGATTTTCGTCGCTCTGGCGGCGGTGTTCGCGGTCCAGCTTCTGTCGGGCAAGGACAATACGACGATACCTTCGGCGCTCATCGGCAAACAGGCCCCGCAGACGAACCTGCCGCCCGTCGAAGGTCTGGTGCGCGATGGCGCGCCTGTTCCGGGCCTCGACAGCGAAGATTTCAAAACGGGTCCGGGCGGCAAGCTGACGCTGGTGAATGTCTGGGGATCGTGGTGCGTTCCCTGCCGTCAGGAACACCCCTTGTTGATGGAAATCGCCAAGGACGAGCGCATCCGCGTGGTTGGCCTCAATTACAAGGACCAGCCGGAAAATGCGCGCCGTTTCCTCGGCGATCTCGGCAATCCGTTTGCCGCCGTCGGCGCCGACCGCGCCGGACGCTCAGCCATCGAATGGGGCGTCTACGGCGTGCCGGAAACCTTCCTCGTCGATGAGACAGGTAAGATCGTCTACAAGCATGTCGGGCCGTTTACGCCGGAGTCGGTGAAGAACGATCTGATGCCCGCTGTGGAGAAGACGCTTCGGAAATAAAGCCGCCTCTAAAATGTGATGACTTTTGGGCGGAATACGGATGTTGATACGCCGCTATTTTCCCTCATCCTGAGGAGCTATTGAAAACAGCGCATCACCCTGAGCTTGTCGAAGGATCGAAGGGTTGAGGGAAAATGCACAGCGCGTCACCCTCGTCCTTCGAGACGGTTCCCTTCGCAGGCTCAGGGCCCTCCTCAGGATGAGGGTAGACGCAACAGGTTCACGACGACGCAAAAATGAAAAAGCCCCGCATGTGCGGGGCTTTTGCTTTTCTTCATTATCA from Brucella intermedia LMG 3301 harbors:
- a CDS encoding heme ABC transporter permease, which gives rise to MTKDAVKTTSWLDLANPTRFLAFAGKVLPWLAGLSALLLAAGLYMVFFLSPEDYQQGMTVRIMYIHVPFAWLSMMCYSIMAVSALGTLVWRHPLADVSIRAAAPLGAVFTALALATGSLWGKPMWGTWWVWDARLTSVFVLFLMYLGIIALSRAMDDPAKSAKPVAVLTLVGFINIPIIKFSVDWWNTLHQPASVFRMDGPTIDASMLRPLFVMAIGFSLLFFTLHMMAMRNEIWRRRVASMKKLAARNADRGADRGANRGTDRNRKAQEDAV
- the ccmD gene encoding heme exporter protein CcmD; this encodes MNHLGFVLASYGITVAALVVTIGWILIDQRIQKNELKRLEVQGVRRRSAKVPGKAQ
- a CDS encoding DsbE family thiol:disulfide interchange protein: MTETTEKPAAPKKRSTWVALLPLAIFVALAAVFAVQLLSGKDNTTIPSALIGKQAPQTNLPPVEGLVRDGAPVPGLDSEDFKTGPGGKLTLVNVWGSWCVPCRQEHPLLMEIAKDERIRVVGLNYKDQPENARRFLGDLGNPFAAVGADRAGRSAIEWGVYGVPETFLVDETGKIVYKHVGPFTPESVKNDLMPAVEKTLRK